In one window of Macrotis lagotis isolate mMagLag1 chromosome 5, bilby.v1.9.chrom.fasta, whole genome shotgun sequence DNA:
- the NFKBIL1 gene encoding NF-kappa-B inhibitor-like protein 1 — MRSSSCRRQRRFQRYLSTGQLSKAQSLFQRHPKLDIDAGEPPPLHQACIRQDTSALYLLLHLGADPIHQDCHGNTALHAAAQQGPSAYKNFFLPLMIKCPSAMKMKNKQGKTPGELMGWEKSPEPSVEVEEEEEEAYRERKWRKKLQEELEDEWQDMLGRFEGDEDATLDTPEPESFSAWTERLAQEHAQKQQQQQATERIQHTKYTSASYHSWQQQDKCRLFQKQTQAKEDELRENRTKKTEETRGHCGKDPNRPKPRGDLTRTGDRFWYLGDIPWPCLGERDPEVMAVTLMARGPPPTDQEALRKYLRAQQVQWHPDRFLQRFGDQIEAREREKVMEIVTALSQALNRHAEGLK; from the exons ATGAGATCTTCTTCTTGTAGGCGTCAGAGACGTTTCCAAAGATATTTGTCTACAGGACAGCTGAGCAAGGCTCAATCCCTCTTTCAACGCCACCCCAAGCTGGATATAGATGCTGGAGAGCCCCCACCACTCCACCAAGCCTGTATCCGCCAAGACACCTCTGCCCTTTATCTACTACTTCACCTTGGGGCTGACCCTATTCATCAGGACTGCCATGGAAATACTGCTCTACATGCTGCAGCTCAACAGGGTCCTAGTG CctacaaaaacttttttctgcCTTTGATGATAAAATGCCCCAGTGCCATGAAGATGAAGAACAAACAAGGAAAGACCCCTGGGGAACTTATGGGCTGggaaaaatctccagagccatctgtagaagtggaggaagaagaggaagaggcttacagggagagaaaatggagaaaaaaacttCAGGAGGAGCTAGAGGATGAGTGGCAGGACATGCTGGGGAGGTTTGAAG GTGATGAGGATGCCACCCTAGATACCCCAGAGCCAGAGTCCTTCTCTGCCTGGACTGAACGCCTGGCTCAGGAACATGCCCAgaagcaacaacagcagcaagcAACAGAAAGAATCCAGCATACAAAATATACGTCAGCCTCCTACCACAGCTGGCAGCAGCAAGATAAATGTCGTCTATTCCAAAAGCAAACCCAAGCCAAGGAAGACGAACTGAGGGAGAACCGAACCAAGAAGACCGAGGAAACTCGAGGGCATTGTGGGAAAGACCCTAATAGACCAAAGCCCAGGGGAGACCTCACCAGAACAGGGGACAGATTTTGGTATTTGGGAGATATACCCTGGCCCTGTCTTGGGGAGAGGGACCCTGAAGTAATGGCAGTAACCCTGATGGCCAGAGGTCCCCCACCCACAGATCAGGAAGCCCTAAGGAAGTATTTGAGGGCACAACAGGTCCAGTGGCATCCTGACAGATTCCTGCAGAGGTTTGGGGATCAAATTGAAgctagggaaagggaaaaagtaatGGAGATTGTGACAGCTCTGTCCCAGGCTCTCAATAGACATGCAGAAGGCCTAAAGTGA